One window of Sulfurospirillum sp. 1612 genomic DNA carries:
- a CDS encoding SPL family radical SAM protein, protein MENYKEKFERDSQRCHFTRLDDKTQDFLRHKAYHYRFSFQELKQLVDMSIDFEMWHEKSVYEIWADKENRKQAFAHIKQIWEALKNKPKSYANFEKEAPYNFSRKIHFAEFEKEELGLGSCPVASPKTRCCNLMTLDAVESCGFDCSYCSIQSFYNENKIGFDKNFAQKLKNLKLDPNKNYHIGTGQSSDSLLWGNKAGIMDALFDFARENPNVILEFKSKSDNIKYLLDHDVPKNILCTWSINTPTIIKNEEHLSASLENRIKSARALADKGVLVGFHFHPIVVYENYLNEYRETIETITSQFSHQEVALVSFGTLTFIKPVIKKLRNRDFKSKILQMPLVDASGKFSYPLETKLEMFQNAYQAFAPWHQKVYFYLCMEDQSLWKPVFGYEYESNDEMEHDMVTSYNNKVAKLAR, encoded by the coding sequence ATGGAAAATTATAAAGAAAAATTTGAACGAGATAGTCAACGTTGTCACTTCACAAGATTAGATGATAAAACGCAAGATTTTTTAAGACACAAAGCCTACCATTATCGGTTTTCTTTTCAAGAGTTGAAACAATTGGTGGATATGAGTATTGATTTTGAAATGTGGCATGAAAAGAGTGTTTATGAAATTTGGGCCGATAAAGAGAACCGAAAACAAGCCTTTGCCCATATCAAACAGATTTGGGAAGCACTTAAAAACAAACCAAAAAGTTATGCAAATTTTGAAAAAGAAGCCCCTTATAATTTCTCCAGAAAAATCCATTTTGCAGAATTTGAGAAAGAAGAGCTTGGACTAGGGTCATGCCCTGTGGCCTCCCCAAAAACGCGATGTTGCAATCTCATGACCTTAGATGCGGTGGAGAGTTGTGGATTTGATTGTTCGTATTGTTCGATTCAATCTTTTTATAATGAAAATAAAATTGGTTTTGACAAAAATTTTGCACAAAAATTGAAAAATCTCAAACTCGACCCCAACAAAAACTATCACATTGGTACCGGACAGAGTTCTGATTCACTGCTTTGGGGAAATAAAGCCGGTATTATGGACGCGCTGTTTGACTTTGCAAGAGAAAATCCTAATGTCATTTTGGAATTCAAGAGTAAATCTGACAATATCAAATACCTCTTGGATCATGATGTTCCCAAAAATATCCTCTGTACGTGGTCTATCAATACGCCAACAATTATAAAAAACGAAGAACACCTCAGCGCGTCATTGGAAAATCGTATCAAAAGTGCACGTGCGCTTGCAGATAAAGGGGTATTGGTGGGATTTCATTTTCATCCGATTGTCGTCTATGAGAATTACCTCAATGAGTATCGTGAAACTATCGAAACCATCACGTCACAATTTTCCCATCAAGAAGTCGCTTTGGTCTCTTTTGGAACCTTGACCTTCATCAAACCCGTTATCAAAAAGCTGAGAAATCGAGATTTTAAAAGCAAAATTTTACAGATGCCTCTAGTTGATGCCAGCGGAAAATTTTCCTATCCCCTAGAGACAAAACTTGAAATGTTTCAAAATGCTTATCAAGCTTTTGCGCCATGGCACCAAAAAGTCTATTTTTATTTGTGCATGGAAGACCAAAGCTTATGGAAGCCGGTCTTTGGCTATGAATATGAGAGCAATGACGAGATGGAACACGATATGGTCACCTCTTATAATAATAAAGTAGCTAAGCTCGCGCGATAA
- a CDS encoding copper resistance protein B, with protein sequence MKKILSATLLLSSITISSFAASAQSPLYEKLTIDSLETQNNKDKSISWSGNFWVGTELNKVYLYSEGEKPKHSSSSSENQLVFSHAISPYWDAQLGVEYDIDKGAHQTWGVVGFQGMLPYFIETRATILAGSGTLGLRLEAEYKALITQKLSLTPKISTALYSKDIPSMELGKGLSNITASLKLSYEITREFAPYIGVQWTKNYGNTNIFNPTDETYFVAGVKFWF encoded by the coding sequence ATGAAAAAAATATTAAGTGCAACATTGTTGTTATCAAGTATTACGATATCTAGTTTTGCAGCATCCGCGCAAAGCCCACTCTATGAAAAATTGACAATAGATTCGCTAGAAACACAAAACAATAAAGATAAATCTATCAGTTGGAGTGGAAATTTTTGGGTTGGGACTGAGTTGAATAAAGTATATCTATATAGTGAGGGTGAAAAACCAAAACATAGCTCCAGTAGTAGCGAAAATCAGCTTGTATTTAGCCATGCTATTTCTCCTTATTGGGATGCTCAACTAGGAGTCGAATATGATATAGACAAGGGAGCGCACCAAACATGGGGAGTCGTAGGTTTTCAAGGCATGTTGCCCTACTTCATCGAAACGCGTGCAACAATTTTGGCAGGCAGTGGCACATTAGGATTAAGGCTTGAAGCAGAATATAAAGCATTGATAACGCAAAAACTTTCACTCACTCCAAAAATCTCTACGGCACTCTATTCAAAAGATATACCAAGTATGGAGCTAGGAAAAGGCTTATCGAACATAACTGCAAGTTTAAAATTAAGTTATGAGATTACAAGAGAGTTTGCACCATATATTGGAGTTCAATGGACTAAAAACTATGGGAATACAAATATTTTCAACCCGACAGATGAGACATATTTTGTCGCAGGTGTTAAATTTTGGTTCTAA
- the proB gene encoding glutamate 5-kinase gives MKNRVVVKVGTHVLSEHNRLYKPRILNLIEFIVDLMKDYEVILVSSGAVAAGYSFLKIDKSNLNNRQAIAAIGQPQLIATYNKQLEKFGKIGAQLLLTAGDFDSRKRSYYAKCTIETLIKNNILPIINENDATATEELVFGDNDQLSARVAHYFDAQMLILLSDIDGYYDTDPNKNPNAVMKKVVREIEESELAVNTAATYQFATGGIVTKLKAADYLLKRHRKMFIASGFDLSDVKSYMLDHVHQGGTLFSNEEA, from the coding sequence ATGAAGAATAGAGTGGTCGTCAAAGTGGGAACCCATGTTTTAAGCGAGCACAACCGATTGTACAAGCCAAGAATCTTAAATTTGATAGAGTTTATTGTCGATTTGATGAAAGATTATGAAGTGATTCTTGTCTCATCCGGTGCAGTAGCGGCAGGATACTCCTTTTTGAAGATTGACAAGAGCAATCTCAATAATCGACAAGCCATCGCAGCAATCGGACAACCTCAGTTGATTGCAACTTACAACAAGCAATTAGAAAAATTTGGCAAAATAGGCGCACAGCTTTTGCTCACTGCGGGTGATTTTGATTCACGAAAAAGATCGTATTATGCTAAATGTACCATAGAGACACTGATTAAAAATAATATTCTGCCTATCATCAATGAAAACGATGCTACGGCCACAGAAGAGTTGGTTTTTGGTGACAATGACCAACTCTCCGCTAGAGTAGCACACTATTTTGATGCACAGATGCTTATTTTACTCTCAGATATCGATGGCTATTATGATACAGATCCCAATAAAAATCCTAATGCCGTGATGAAAAAAGTCGTCCGGGAGATTGAGGAGAGTGAATTGGCTGTCAATACCGCTGCAACCTATCAATTTGCAACAGGAGGTATTGTCACAAAGCTCAAAGCCGCCGATTATCTTCTGAAACGTCATCGCAAAATGTTCATCGCGAGTGGTTTTGATTTGAGTGATGTTAAGAGCTATATGTTAGATCATGTTCATCAAGGCGGTACATTATTTTCAAATGAGGAAGCGTAA
- a CDS encoding EF-hand domain-containing protein produces the protein MKKVTIMMLFFSGVVFAAMGPNMQSFSDFDTNHDGSITKNEFETTQQQHMKQRAEAGYPMRNVGNAPTFSDMDQNKDGVVNQVEFKNFQQKRMMNRPGPMRGKAQ, from the coding sequence ATGAAAAAAGTTACAATCATGATGCTTTTTTTCAGTGGAGTAGTCTTTGCCGCAATGGGCCCTAATATGCAATCATTTAGTGATTTTGATACCAATCATGATGGTAGTATCACGAAAAATGAATTTGAGACGACGCAACAACAGCATATGAAACAAAGAGCCGAAGCGGGATACCCGATGCGTAATGTTGGAAATGCACCAACTTTTAGCGATATGGATCAAAATAAAGATGGTGTCGTAAATCAAGTGGAGTTTAAGAACTTTCAACAAAAACGAATGATGAACAGACCCGGTCCGATGCGAGGTAAAGCGCAATAA
- the rplU gene encoding 50S ribosomal protein L21 — MYAVIKNGGKQYKVQEGDYINLDKLDASPKETIEVTEVLAVNAGELKVGTPFVDGAKVELEVVTSGKDKKVITFKKRRRKDSKVKRGFRREYTKVKVLSITA; from the coding sequence ATGTATGCAGTAATCAAAAATGGAGGGAAGCAATATAAAGTTCAAGAAGGAGATTATATCAATCTCGATAAGCTTGACGCTTCGCCAAAAGAGACAATCGAAGTTACCGAAGTTCTTGCAGTCAATGCAGGAGAACTTAAGGTCGGAACACCATTCGTAGATGGTGCTAAAGTAGAGCTAGAAGTCGTAACAAGCGGCAAAGATAAAAAAGTTATTACTTTCAAAAAAAGAAGAAGAAAAGATTCTAAAGTCAAAAGAGGCTTTAGACGAGAATATACTAAAGTGAAAGTTTTAAGCATCACAGCTTAA
- the fmt gene encoding methionyl-tRNA formyltransferase, translating to MRIIFMGTPDYATCILSKILTLPDVCVPLVVTQQDKPVGRKQVLTPPHIKKWLLEKNIETKILQPHSLREAGVKETLASVHPDLIIVAAYGQILPKEILDLAPCINLHASILPSYRGASPIQSSILHQDQWSGVTAMLMEEGLDSGDILALRYVALGEKNVGELFDALATAAADLTLRVIENFPSIQPLPQVNADASYCKKIKKNDGLIDFFDEAKTIYTKYKALTPWPGIFLESGLKIKALAIGDDKQMHHDKAGMIESISEEAVSVLCHKGSLKIKKVQAPSKKEILASEYIRGKRQTIGDFLV from the coding sequence ATGCGTATTATTTTTATGGGGACTCCTGATTATGCAACATGTATCTTATCCAAAATACTAACCCTTCCAGATGTGTGTGTCCCTTTGGTGGTCACACAGCAAGATAAACCCGTGGGCCGAAAACAGGTTTTGACTCCTCCCCATATCAAAAAATGGTTACTTGAAAAGAACATTGAAACCAAAATCTTGCAACCACACTCTTTGCGAGAAGCTGGAGTTAAAGAGACGCTTGCCTCTGTTCATCCCGATTTGATTATCGTGGCCGCGTATGGACAAATACTCCCAAAAGAGATTTTAGACCTTGCTCCTTGTATTAATTTACATGCTTCGATTTTACCCTCATATAGAGGTGCGAGTCCTATTCAATCTTCTATATTACATCAAGACCAGTGGAGTGGTGTTACTGCGATGTTGATGGAAGAGGGCTTAGATAGCGGTGATATTTTGGCCTTACGATATGTCGCATTGGGTGAGAAAAATGTTGGTGAGTTATTTGATGCCTTAGCGACAGCAGCAGCTGATTTAACACTGCGCGTGATTGAAAATTTCCCATCAATTCAGCCCCTACCTCAAGTGAATGCAGATGCGAGTTATTGTAAAAAAATCAAAAAAAATGATGGCTTGATAGATTTCTTTGATGAGGCCAAAACGATTTATACAAAATATAAAGCGTTGACTCCATGGCCGGGGATCTTTCTAGAATCTGGACTCAAAATTAAAGCATTGGCCATAGGCGATGATAAACAGATGCATCATGATAAAGCCGGGATGATTGAGAGTATCTCTGAGGAAGCGGTGAGCGTTTTGTGTCACAAAGGATCATTAAAAATCAAAAAAGTTCAAGCACCCTCAAAAAAAGAGATTTTAGCCAGTGAATATATTAGAGGAAAAAGGCAAACAATTGGTGATTTCCTGGTTTAA
- a CDS encoding SDR family NAD(P)-dependent oxidoreductase: protein MKTAIVTGASSGIGKAISHQLKNEGYDVLGLSRRGPEIFCDITDTKALEHHITKILKTHEIHLLVNCAGLGIFRPHEELSLQKIETLIDTNLKAPILLANLCLRSLKKTQGHIINVASIEATKHSKFSALYSATKAGLRSFSLCLFEELRNAKVRVTNINPDLTQTPFFDTLAFEPTKQKETVIDPDDLATQIVEIIHAPYVVTDITIQPQKFAIIKKPQPSKKHK from the coding sequence ATGAAAACAGCGATTGTGACGGGTGCGAGTAGCGGCATCGGCAAAGCCATAAGCCATCAATTAAAAAATGAAGGTTACGATGTTTTGGGTCTCAGTCGCAGAGGACCGGAGATTTTTTGCGATATCACAGACACGAAAGCCTTAGAGCATCATATAACAAAAATCTTGAAAACGCATGAGATACACCTTCTTGTCAATTGTGCCGGATTAGGAATTTTTAGACCGCATGAAGAACTCTCGCTCCAAAAAATAGAGACGTTGATTGACACCAATTTAAAAGCTCCGATTCTCCTTGCAAATCTTTGCCTTAGAAGTCTCAAAAAAACACAAGGGCACATCATCAATGTCGCCTCTATTGAAGCAACCAAACACTCCAAATTCTCAGCCCTCTACTCTGCAACCAAAGCAGGGTTGAGAAGTTTTAGTCTCTGTCTGTTTGAAGAGTTGCGAAATGCCAAAGTTAGAGTCACCAATATCAACCCCGACCTTACGCAAACTCCCTTTTTTGACACATTAGCCTTTGAGCCCACGAAACAAAAAGAGACCGTGATTGATCCTGATGACTTAGCGACTCAAATCGTTGAAATCATTCACGCACCTTATGTAGTCACAGATATAACTATCCAACCTCAAAAATTTGCTATCATTAAAAAACCTCAACCTTCAAAAAAACATAAATAA
- a CDS encoding copper resistance system multicopper oxidase, giving the protein MSTTKNQISRRVFVKGLAVASVLASTRINLNAKEVQKEFEKGDILSGKVFNLSIGYSAVDITGTPTIATTINGKLHAPTLIWKEGDDITINVTNNLREDSSIHWHGIIIPTDMDGVPGISFEGIKPGETFTYKFTVKQSGTYWYHSHSGFQEQTGVHGSIIIEPKVKDPYDYDVDYVVALSDWSDENPKSIYRKLKVAGNYYNIKQRTIGDFIDEIKKDGFINAFNKRKMWNEMDMGDRDLSDVTGYTYTYLMNGDNPATNWKALFKRGQKVRLRFINSSAMTFFDVRIPGLKMRVVAADGNNIHPVDIEEFRIGVAETYDVIVEPLENKAYAIFAQSLDRTGYAIGSLTYDENIAASIPKMDPLPILSMTDMGMDMSKMNMGGMKMDNMAVKNDKKPMDMNKKTPMANMKMDNMPTENKKKSMNMDMNKKSFMTNMSSSSMDKTIPITPLEHADGPQSTMKAANPQYRLDDPGVGLRNNGREVLRYSNLKSLRSTMHDKQPDREIILHLTGNMERYMWSINGIAYPDAKPLKFHYGERLRITYINDTMMNHPMHLHGMWQDVESGANQFVRKHTVIVQPGSKISVQVTVDAMGSWAYHCHLLYHMAGMFRKVVVA; this is encoded by the coding sequence ATGAGCACAACTAAAAATCAAATCTCACGGAGAGTTTTTGTCAAAGGTTTAGCTGTTGCCTCTGTTCTCGCCTCAACCCGTATCAACCTTAATGCAAAAGAGGTACAAAAAGAGTTTGAAAAAGGAGATATTTTATCTGGCAAAGTATTTAACTTAAGCATCGGATATAGTGCTGTTGATATCACAGGAACACCAACAATTGCTACAACAATCAATGGAAAACTTCACGCGCCAACACTTATATGGAAAGAAGGTGATGATATCACGATTAATGTGACAAATAATCTCAGAGAGGATTCTTCTATCCACTGGCATGGAATCATTATCCCTACCGATATGGATGGAGTTCCGGGTATAAGTTTTGAGGGTATCAAGCCAGGAGAAACTTTTACTTATAAATTCACGGTTAAACAAAGCGGAACTTACTGGTATCACAGTCATTCAGGCTTTCAAGAACAAACAGGAGTTCATGGTTCAATCATTATCGAGCCAAAGGTGAAAGATCCATATGACTATGATGTTGATTATGTTGTGGCACTTTCTGATTGGAGTGATGAAAACCCTAAAAGCATCTATAGAAAACTAAAAGTCGCAGGAAACTATTATAACATCAAACAAAGAACTATTGGAGATTTTATAGATGAAATAAAAAAAGATGGTTTCATAAATGCTTTTAACAAAAGAAAGATGTGGAATGAGATGGATATGGGAGATAGAGATCTTTCTGATGTGACAGGATATACTTATACTTATCTTATGAACGGTGATAACCCTGCAACAAATTGGAAAGCTCTATTTAAAAGAGGACAAAAAGTCCGTCTTCGATTTATCAACAGTTCTGCTATGACTTTTTTTGATGTAAGGATTCCTGGCTTAAAGATGAGAGTTGTTGCCGCCGATGGGAACAACATACACCCTGTTGATATAGAAGAGTTTAGAATCGGAGTAGCTGAAACTTACGATGTAATAGTGGAACCTTTGGAAAACAAAGCATACGCTATCTTTGCACAAAGTCTTGATAGAACAGGTTATGCCATTGGTTCTTTAACCTATGATGAGAATATAGCAGCATCTATTCCAAAAATGGATCCTTTGCCGATACTCAGTATGACGGATATGGGGATGGACATGAGCAAGATGAACATGGGTGGCATGAAGATGGACAATATGGCCGTGAAAAATGACAAAAAGCCTATGGATATGAACAAAAAAACTCCTATGGCTAACATGAAAATGGATAATATGCCTACAGAGAACAAGAAGAAGTCTATGAATATGGATATGAACAAAAAATCTTTTATGACCAACATGTCGTCTTCTTCAATGGATAAAACAATACCTATCACTCCGCTAGAACACGCAGATGGTCCACAAAGCACGATGAAAGCTGCGAACCCTCAATATCGACTTGATGATCCGGGTGTTGGACTCAGAAATAATGGAAGAGAGGTCTTAAGGTACTCCAATCTCAAATCTCTAAGATCTACGATGCATGATAAACAGCCCGATCGAGAGATTATATTGCATCTAACCGGTAATATGGAGCGCTACATGTGGTCTATAAACGGCATTGCATATCCAGATGCTAAGCCATTGAAATTTCACTATGGCGAGAGACTCAGGATCACATATATCAACGATACCATGATGAATCATCCTATGCACTTGCACGGTATGTGGCAAGATGTGGAAAGTGGAGCGAATCAGTTTGTTAGGAAACACACGGTTATCGTTCAACCTGGCTCAAAGATAAGCGTACAAGTCACTGTTGATGCTATGGGTTCTTGGGCGTATCATTGTCATCTATTGTACCACATGGCAGGAATGTTCAGAAAAGTGGTGGTAGCATAA
- the amrA gene encoding AmmeMemoRadiSam system protein A, which yields MKEAVLRLARAAIGESLEVPQHVSLETLIADNPALKETGATFVTLTYQGELRGCIGSLVAYRPLYEDIIYNARSAAFKDPRFEPLCQEELEDIVIEVSILSQPQHLEYHDADDLKKKIKKNHDGVVLQYGTHHATFLPQVWEQLPTFELFFSYLCQKAGLGADCLASHPEISVYSVQKYKES from the coding sequence ATGAAAGAGGCCGTGTTACGATTGGCAAGAGCAGCGATTGGCGAATCTTTGGAGGTCCCACAACATGTCAGTTTGGAAACTTTGATAGCGGACAATCCCGCGCTCAAAGAAACAGGGGCTACCTTTGTGACGCTCACATATCAGGGTGAATTAAGAGGGTGTATCGGTTCCTTGGTCGCGTATCGACCCTTGTATGAAGATATTATCTACAATGCAAGAAGTGCCGCATTTAAAGATCCTCGATTTGAGCCATTGTGCCAGGAAGAGTTAGAAGATATTGTGATTGAAGTCTCCATCTTATCACAACCCCAACATCTTGAGTATCATGATGCAGATGACTTGAAGAAAAAAATCAAAAAAAATCATGATGGCGTAGTACTACAATATGGTACGCATCATGCGACATTTCTCCCTCAGGTTTGGGAGCAATTGCCAACATTTGAGCTCTTCTTTTCATATTTATGCCAAAAGGCGGGTTTGGGGGCGGATTGTTTAGCCTCCCATCCTGAGATATCAGTCTATTCGGTACAAAAATACAAAGAATCATGA
- a CDS encoding DUF2062 domain-containing protein produces the protein MVKKIFKKNNSNTKIDALIEKYNIPRAHLSTNRRNVANALLIGVFFGMIPMPFQMVAVIAMVPFFRFNAPIAIGTVWISNPFTMPFIYYIEYLTGSFFLGTKVGTVELSIQWFSDNLKEIFVPLYVGAMFYAIVLSILTYFFINYLWIRSVQMEKKQNDNKRS, from the coding sequence ATGGTAAAAAAGATTTTTAAAAAAAACAATTCAAACACAAAAATTGATGCGCTCATAGAAAAATATAACATTCCAAGAGCACACCTCTCAACCAATAGGAGAAATGTGGCCAATGCGCTTTTGATTGGAGTATTTTTTGGTATGATTCCCATGCCATTTCAAATGGTAGCGGTCATCGCGATGGTTCCGTTTTTTCGCTTTAATGCCCCCATTGCAATCGGTACCGTTTGGATTAGTAACCCCTTTACGATGCCCTTTATCTACTATATAGAGTATTTAACCGGAAGTTTTTTCTTGGGGACAAAAGTCGGTACGGTAGAGCTAAGTATACAGTGGTTTAGCGATAATCTAAAAGAGATTTTTGTGCCCCTTTATGTGGGAGCAATGTTTTATGCTATTGTCTTATCAATTTTAACTTACTTTTTTATCAATTATCTTTGGATTCGCTCCGTTCAGATGGAAAAAAAACAAAATGACAACAAGAGGTCTTGA
- the obgE gene encoding GTPase ObgE, whose translation MFIDNVEITLSSGNGGAGSVSFRREKHVIQGGPDGGDGGKGGDVYFKVDNNTHTLSHFRKKQHLKAQNGQPGMGRKMYGKSGESLEVIVPPGTQIIDQESGEVLYDLVHDDERVLFLEGGKGGLGNVHFKSSTNQKPNYAQPGIPGITKEVKLELKLIADVGLVGFPNVGKSTLISTVSNASPEVANYEFTTLTPKLGVVDVGDYRSFVMADIPGIIGGASDGKGLGLEFLKHIERTKFLLFMCDVSSYRSLEEQYLTLKKEVENFSSSLMKREYAIALTRCDTLDASSVNEKLSEMMELVGIDKKINQDDTVCQSFVQDLYDRDSALPYFIIPISSVAKINIQPLKYALADIVYEVKNEE comes from the coding sequence ATGTTTATAGATAATGTAGAAATTACACTAAGCTCAGGCAATGGTGGTGCAGGAAGTGTCTCTTTTCGAAGAGAAAAGCATGTCATACAAGGCGGCCCTGATGGTGGCGATGGTGGCAAAGGTGGTGATGTTTATTTTAAAGTAGATAATAATACACACACGCTGTCGCATTTTAGAAAAAAACAGCATTTAAAGGCGCAAAACGGTCAACCCGGAATGGGACGAAAAATGTATGGGAAATCGGGTGAATCTTTGGAAGTGATTGTCCCTCCTGGTACACAAATCATCGATCAAGAAAGTGGTGAGGTGTTGTATGATTTGGTTCATGATGATGAACGTGTTCTCTTCTTAGAAGGGGGCAAAGGAGGATTGGGAAATGTTCACTTCAAAAGTTCAACCAATCAAAAACCAAACTATGCCCAACCAGGCATTCCTGGTATCACCAAAGAGGTCAAATTAGAGTTGAAATTGATTGCCGATGTGGGATTGGTTGGTTTTCCTAATGTCGGAAAATCTACACTGATCTCAACCGTATCAAATGCCAGCCCTGAAGTGGCAAATTATGAATTTACAACGCTAACACCAAAACTTGGTGTCGTCGATGTCGGAGATTATCGCTCATTTGTGATGGCTGATATCCCCGGTATCATAGGTGGAGCTAGTGATGGTAAAGGTTTGGGATTGGAATTCCTCAAACATATTGAGCGTACAAAATTTTTACTTTTTATGTGTGATGTCTCTAGCTACCGTAGCTTAGAAGAGCAATATCTGACGTTGAAAAAAGAGGTGGAGAATTTTTCTTCATCACTGATGAAGCGGGAATATGCTATTGCCCTCACACGGTGTGATACGCTTGATGCTTCAAGTGTCAATGAAAAGTTATCTGAAATGATGGAATTAGTGGGTATTGATAAAAAAATCAACCAAGACGATACGGTATGCCAAAGCTTTGTCCAAGATCTTTATGATCGCGATAGTGCTTTACCTTATTTTATTATCCCGATATCGTCGGTGGCAAAAATCAATATACAACCTTTGAAATATGCACTAGCAGATATTGTTTATGAGGTCAAAAATGAAGAATAG
- the rpmA gene encoding 50S ribosomal protein L27, whose product MAHKKGQGSTQNNRDSAGRRLGVKKFGGEFVRAGNIIIRQRGTKTHPGSNVGLGNDHTIFALIDGYVKFERKDKIRNKVSVLPA is encoded by the coding sequence ATGGCACATAAGAAAGGTCAGGGAAGTACTCAGAATAATAGAGACTCAGCAGGAAGAAGACTAGGTGTGAAGAAATTTGGTGGTGAATTTGTTAGAGCTGGAAATATCATCATTCGACAAAGAGGGACAAAAACACATCCTGGTAGTAATGTTGGATTGGGAAATGATCACACAATCTTTGCATTGATAGACGGTTATGTAAAATTTGAAAGAAAAGATAAAATCAGAAATAAAGTCTCTGTTCTACCCGCATAA
- a CDS encoding TerB family tellurite resistance protein, translated as MFLMELESIEKFAFLKIANYLAKLDGIFAKNEKEIIKEYCLEMGIDNIDFDEESFNLAETLKTFRSKKSQKILLLELMILVHADDEFQFIEKELISKISTFFDMNDDEVKRSSTWGKSIASLRHQALDFIARA; from the coding sequence ATGTTTTTGATGGAATTAGAATCGATAGAAAAGTTTGCATTTTTAAAAATCGCAAATTATTTAGCAAAATTAGATGGAATATTTGCAAAAAATGAAAAAGAGATTATCAAAGAGTACTGCTTGGAGATGGGAATCGATAATATCGATTTTGATGAGGAGTCCTTTAATCTAGCAGAAACACTAAAAACATTTCGTTCCAAGAAAAGTCAAAAGATTTTGTTACTTGAATTGATGATTTTAGTGCATGCAGATGATGAGTTTCAGTTTATAGAAAAAGAGTTGATTTCAAAAATCTCAACTTTTTTTGATATGAATGATGACGAAGTCAAACGATCATCGACTTGGGGCAAATCCATAGCCTCACTGAGACATCAAGCACTCGATTTTATCGCGCGAGCTTAG
- a CDS encoding nucleoside phosphorylase — translation MSKKVLIHSAFECEARALIEYFKLPCIQKKPYKIYANSDIIIAILGMGRKNTQHLHEIFQHYKIQKAINLGIAGCSDTKVPIGSLFCSNHDLGFIKKASLSSHLSAIDDATKVRSMLVDMESDTFLEITQQYLNSNQIYILKVVSDYLDTTIPKKEFVWKIIKKNLNEIVNVVTSQD, via the coding sequence ATGTCTAAAAAAGTTTTAATCCATAGTGCCTTTGAGTGCGAAGCGAGAGCGCTGATTGAGTATTTTAAGTTGCCTTGTATCCAAAAAAAACCTTATAAGATCTATGCCAATTCTGATATTATTATCGCAATCTTGGGGATGGGGAGAAAAAATACGCAACATTTGCATGAAATATTTCAGCATTATAAAATTCAAAAAGCAATCAATCTAGGTATTGCAGGCTGTAGTGACACCAAGGTTCCCATTGGATCACTTTTTTGTAGTAATCATGATTTGGGTTTTATCAAAAAAGCCTCTTTATCATCGCATCTGAGTGCTATTGATGACGCCACTAAAGTGCGCAGCATGCTTGTCGATATGGAATCAGATACTTTTTTAGAAATCACACAACAATATCTAAATTCCAATCAGATCTATATCCTTAAAGTAGTATCGGATTATTTAGACACCACAATACCAAAGAAAGAGTTTGTATGGAAAATTATAAAGAAAAATTTGAACGAGATAGTCAACGTTGTCACTTCACAAGATTAG